From Bradyrhizobium erythrophlei:
TTGTACAGATAGAGCCACAGCGCCGGTTCGCCCTTGGGCCCGAAGCCGGCGCCGCTCGCGTCGCGCGAGCACAGCACATAACCTAGCGGCGCCAGGGCCGCCGTATAGAAACGCGCGCTGGCGTCGAGATTGCCGACTTTCAGTCCGATATGGTCGTACATGATGATCTCCGTTTCTTGCGCGCACTCGAAAACGCGCGGGTTCGGAGACGACCCTAGTCAGTGCAGGGCAAGACGTTCTTGGAAAATCTTGCGCATCCCGCGCGAGGCCGCGCGGAACTTTCGCGGGCTGACCCCGGCGGCGCGGTGGAAGGTGCGCACGAAATTGGAGAGATCGCCGAAGCCGACGTCGTAGGCGACATCGGTGACCGGCCTTGCGTCGTCGGCCAGCAGGCGCGCCGCATGCCGCAGCCGCGAGCGCAGCAGATATTGGTGCGGGGTGACGCCCAGCACGCCCGAGAACAGCCGCAGGAAGTGGAACGGGCTGAGTTCGGCCTGCGCCGCCGCGCCGTCGAGGTCGATCTGCTGGTGCGAATTGGCGTCGATCCACAGCGCGGTTTCCACCGCGCGGCGCCGATTCCTTACCTTTGCCCGTTCGGGCCGGTGCGTGCGCCCGGACACGACCTCGACGAAGCGATGGGCA
This genomic window contains:
- a CDS encoding helix-turn-helix transcriptional regulator, producing the protein MDRTTLLQRKSISVSDFRCTAVKGDTPFAERYASHSISYVRKGSFGCHCRGRFFELVAGSILVGYPGDEFICTHDHVCGDECLSFFLTPELVDAIGDRPEAWRVGAAPPLPELMVLGELAQAAADGRSDIGLDEIGQIFAHRFVEVVSGRTHRPERAKVRNRRRAVETALWIDANSHQQIDLDGAAAQAELSPFHFLRLFSGVLGVTPHQYLLRSRLRHAARLLADDARPVTDVAYDVGFGDLSNFVRTFHRAAGVSPRKFRAASRGMRKIFQERLALH